Genomic window (Patescibacteria group bacterium):
GGTCCTTCTATTACGGTCTGGAATTCATCATATTCGAATCTCTGGATTCTAAAATTCGCAGTTCCGACGCCAAACAACGGAAATTCTGTAAGAATTTTTGACACCGTCAGGTAGGAAGAAATCCGGTTTTTTTCGACAGGATTTTGGATATAACTCATAGGATTTCGCGTAAGAAGGGTATTTCGCACTTCGCCGGAAAAAAAAATCAGCGCGCCGAGCAATAGCACAGCTACTGTACCAAATTTGAGTATAACTGCTTTATGCTTGAAAAGCAGCAAGAGCAATGGTATACCGACCGCTATCCAGCTTCCCCTTGTAAACGTTAAAAACAACCCGGTAACGAGTATCGAAATAATTACGAAATGTAAGATGTTCATTCTATTTATGAACCTGTGGATCATAAGCAAAATTCCCGGCACTAAAAAAAAACCAAGCGTTACCGGGTGACCCACCGTTGAGACGATTCTACCGCTGTCCGAAAAACCGGTTCCACTTTGCAGTAATTTGAAATACAAAAAATTTTCTCTGTCTAACACAGTTGTGTATAACAGATTTTTTTATTACTATTTTCATAAAGAAACACTGAGATATTTGGATAGTGGCTCCGCACAGTCACAAATTACAATATCCGACCTTGAATCTGAATCATTCTTATTTCCTCCCCTCCCCGAACAAAAAGCCATAGCCTCAGTCCTTTCCAGTCTCGACGACAAAATAGACCTGCTCCACCGTCAGAACAAAACCCTCGAAGCCTTGGCAGAAACTCTTTTCAGGCAGTGGTTTGTTGAGGAGGCGAAGGAGGATTGGTGGGAGGACAGCCTTCTAGAAGTTATCCAATTAATCGGTGGGGGTACTCCAAAAACAGCAATTGCTGAATATTGGGATGGTGATATTCCTTGGTTGGCTGGTGGTGACATCGCATCGAACCATAAATCTTTTATAAATCACTCAGAAAAAAGTATAACTGAAGTTGGGTTAAAGAATAGTTCCGCAAAGCTGTTGCCGAAATATGCTACTGTGATCTCAGCAAGAGGCACTGTTGGGAAGTATTGTTTGCTTGCTCAACCGGTGACTTTTAGCCAGTCAAATTACGGTATATTGCCTAGTTCTAAAATTTCAGAATGTTTTTTCTTCACATACTTGCTTGTAAACCATGTGGTAGAAGAATTACAGTCTTCAGCTTATGGTAGTGTCTTTGATACGATAACAACTACCACTTTCAAAGAAATCAAAGTTTCTTTGCCAACAGAAGCTGAAATCCTTCGATTTGAACAATCAGTATCGCCATGCTTTAAGAAAATGTTTCTAAACAAATCACAAATCCTCACCCTTGAAAAACTCCGAGATACACTATTGCCAAAATTGATGAG
Coding sequences:
- a CDS encoding restriction endonuclease subunit S produces the protein MLPLSEKPVPLCSNLKYKKFSLSNTVVYNRFFYYYFHKETLRYLDSGSAQSQITISDLESESFLFPPLPEQKAIASVLSSLDDKIDLLHRQNKTLEALAETLFRQWFVEEAKEDWWEDSLLEVIQLIGGGTPKTAIAEYWDGDIPWLAGGDIASNHKSFINHSEKSITEVGLKNSSAKLLPKYATVISARGTVGKYCLLAQPVTFSQSNYGILPSSKISECFFFTYLLVNHVVEELQSSAYGSVFDTITTTTFKEIKVSLPTEAEILRFEQSVSPCFKKMFLNKSQILTLEKLRDTLLPKLMSGEVRVEMEMCNV
- a CDS encoding O-antigen ligase family protein; translation: MLDRENFLYFKLLQSGTGFSDSGRIVSTVGHPVTLGFFLVPGILLMIHRFINRMNILHFVIISILVTGLFLTFTRGSWIAVGIPLLLLLFKHKAVILKFGTVAVLLLGALIFFSGEVRNTLLTRNPMSYIQNPVEKNRISSYLTVSKILTEFPLFGVGTANFRIQRFEYDEFQTVIEGPDNLYLMILAENGILGFAAFVILLYTIFNRINKRLKETKSEVIREHLEIYKLIFIAFLINFFFFDALYHPVPRMIFWSFLGVMASLAYRTDEELTQNA